GCCGCCAAGATCATCTACTATGCGGCGGCCTCCGACGACGCGGCCGACCTCGACGCCCCGCTGCAGACCATCGTCAACAGCGGCTCGGCCCAACTGGTCAGCTGCTCCTGGAGCTCGCCCGAGAACAGCGGCGACAACAGCAACTTCAACCCCGAGAGCCAGATATTCGAGCAGGGCGCGGCCGAGGGCATCTCCTTCAACTTCGCCACCGGCGACACCGGCGACTACACCAAGGGCGAGAACGGCGGCCAGCCGTCGAGCACCACGCCCACGGTCGGCGAGCCCGCCGACAACCCCTTCGCCACCGCCGTCGGCGGCACCGAGCTGGGGATCGGCGCCCAGGGGCAGTTCTCCTGGGAGACCGGCTGGGGCGATGTGCTGTACCAGGCCGACGGCAGCGGCTGGGACACCTCCGACTCGACCTTCAACGGCGCCACCGGCGGCGGCACCAGCACGATCTTCCAGCAGCCGTCCTACCAGCAGAAGGCGGTGCCGAACTCGCTCGCGGTCCAGGGCGGTCTGAGCGCGCCGGCCCGGACCCTGCCGGACGTGTCGATGGACGCCTCCTCGATGACCGGCCTGCTGGTCGGCTCCAGCACCGGCACCATGCACTCGCACCCCAGCGGCAGCGGTGTGGTCTACACCGAGAGCAACACCAGCTACGCCGCCCAGCCGGTCGGCGGCACCAGCCTCGCGACCCCGCTGTTCACCGGGATGGAGGCGCTGGCGATCCAGGCCGCCGGTTCGCCGCTGGGCTTCGCCAACCCGGTCCTCTACAGCCTGAGCAACACCTCGGCCTTCTACGACGTGGCGCCGGACCCGGCGGCACTGGGCGGCCATGAGCCGTACATCGGCGGGTTCAACTCCTCCGGTGTGCCGCTGCTGGACGTCGGCGACAGCGACACCACCCTGAAGACCGCCAAGGGTTACGACGACATGACCGGGCTCGGCAGCCCCGCCCCGGCGTTCCTGACCTGGTTCAAGGACCACCCGAACGGCAACTGACCCCCGTCGTGGCCGCCTCCGCGCACACCGGCGCCCACCGGGACGCCCGGAGGCGGCCACGCTCACACCCGGGCAGGCCACAATGGTGCCCATGAACTCTCTCGCCCACCCGCACCTGCGTTTCGAACCCGTCGTCAGCGACCCGGCCGGTCCGCGCGAACTGGTGGTCCTGGGATCGACCGGTTCCATCGGCACCCAGGCCATCGACATCGTGCTGCGCAACCCGGAGCGCTTCCGGGTGGTGGCCCTGTCCGCGGCCGGCGGCCGGGTCGAGCTGCTGGCCGAGCAGGCGCTGCGGCTCGGGGTGGCGCGGGTGGCGGTGGCCAGGACCGAGGCGGTCGAGCCGCTGCGGGCCGCACTGGCGGCGAAGGCCGCTCCCGGCGCCGAGCTGCCGGAGATCATCGCCGGACCGGACGCGGCCACCGAGCTGGCGGCGATGGAGTGCCACTCGGTGCTGAACGGCATCACCGGCTCGATCGGCCTGGCGCCGACGCTGGCGGCGCTGCGGGCCGGCCGGGTGCTGGTGCTGGCCAACAAGGAGTCGCTGATCGTCGGCGGCCCGCTGGTCAAGGCGCTGGCGAAGCCGGGCCAGATCGTCCCGGTCGACTCCGAGCACACGGCGCTGTTCCAGTGCCTGTCGGCGGGCGACCGGCGCGAGGTGCGCAAGCTGGTGGTCACCGCGAGCGGCGGCCCGTTCCGCGGCCGGACCCGCGAGCAGCTGGCCGACGTCACCCGGGAGCAGGCGCTGGCGCACCCCAACTGGGCGATGGGCCCGGTGATCACCATCAACTCGGCCACCCTGGTGAACAAGGGGCTGGAGGTGATCGAGGCGCATCTGCTCTACGACATCCCCTTCGACCGGATCGAGGTCGTGGTCCATCCGCAGTCGGTGGTCCACTCGATGGTGGAGTTCACCGACGGTTCGACGATGGCCCAGGCCAGCCCGCCGGACATGCGGATGCCGATCTCGCTCGGCCTCGGTTGGCCCGAGCGGGTCCCTGACGCCGCCCCGGCCTGCGACTGGACCAAGGCCGCGACCTGGGAGTTCTTCCCGCTGGACACCGAGGCCTTCCCCTCGGTCGGCCTGGCCCGCCAGGTCGGCGAGCTCGGCGGGACCGCCCCGGCGGTGTTCAACGCCGCCAACGAGGAGTGCGTCGACGCCTTCCTGGACGGCAGGCTGCCGTTCACAGGCATCGTGGATACCGTGGCCAAGGTGGTCGCCGAGCACGGGAACCCGGGCCGGGGAACTACGCTGGCGCTCGCCGACGTCCTCGAAGCGGAGGCCTGGGCCCGCGCCACCACGGCGGCTTACGTGAGGGAAGAGGGTGGCCGATGACGGCACTCATGACGGTGATCGGCATTGTGATCTTCGCGCTCGGGCTTTTGCTCTCGATCGCGTGGCACGAACTCGGTCACCTGACCTGGGCCAAGCTCTTCAAGATCCGCGTGCCCCAGTACATGGTGGGCTTCGGCCCGACCATCTGGTCGCGGAAGAAGGGCGAGACCGAGTACGGCATCAAGGCCATCCCCATGGGTGGCTACATCCGCATGATCGGGATGTTCCCGCCCGGCGCCGACGGCAAGATCACCGCTCGCTCCAGCTCACCCTGGCGCAGCATGATCGAGGACGCCCGCGCCTCCTCGTACGAGGAACTGCTGCCCGGCGACGAGAGCCGGCTCTTCTACACCCGCAAGCCCTGGCAGCGCGTGATCGTCATGTTCGGCGGTCCGTTCATGAACCTGATCCTGTCGTTCGGGCTCTTCCTGACCCTGTTCATGGGCTTCGGCCAGCTGACCCCGGTGCCGACCGTGCAGAGCGTCGCCGCCTGCGTGGTCAAGGCCACCGACGCCGCCGCCGCCGGCAGCAGCTGCCCGGCCGACGCCAAGCCCTCGCCGGCCGCCGCCGCCGGGATCAGGGCCGGGGACACCATCGTCTCCTTCGACGGTCAGCACATCAGCAACTACGACCAGCTCCAGGCCGACATCCGCAAGTCCGCCCGGCAGACCGTGCCGATCGTGGTCCAGCGCGACGGCAAGCAGGTCACCCTGAGCGCGACCCTGGTCAGCAACCAGGTCTACGCGGTGGACGCCAGCGGCAACCCGACCAACAGCAACGCCACGGTCGAGGCCGGCTTCCTGGGGATCACCCCGCAGGAGACCAATGTCGGGCTGAGCTTCGGCGCCAGCATGGACCAGATGGGCACCATGGCCAGGACGGCCGCCAGCTCCGTGGTCTCGCTGCCGTCCAAGATCCCCGCGCTCTGGGACTCCGCCTTCGAGGGCGCCAAGCGCACCGACGACCAGCCGGTCGGCATCGTCGGCGTGGCCCGGGTCGGCGGCGAGGCCTTCGCCGAGAAGGCCCCGGTCATCGACAAGCTGGCCTTCGAGATCCAGCTGCTGGCCGGACTGAACCTCTCGCTGTTCCTGCTCAACATGCTGCCGCTGCTGCCGCTGGACGGCGGGCACATCGCCGGTGCGCTCTGGGAGGCGCTGCGCCGCAACGCGGCCCGGCTGCTGCGCCGCAAGGACCCCGGTCCGTTCGACGTCGCCAAGCTGATGCCGCTCGCCTACGTGGTGGCCGGGGTCTTCCTCTGCTTCACCGTGCTGGTGATGATCGCGGACGTGGTGAACCCGGTCAGACTGGGCAACTAGGGGCGAACACCGGGTGGCGGGGCCGGTCGCAGGTCGATTGCGGTCGGCCCCGTGCCGTACGGTTGTGCCGGGAGTCCTGGGACAGTTCCGGCACTCCTGGTCGCCCGGGACAGCCGGTCGGACCGCCGCCTCACCTTGGGGAACAGACCAGAGATGACCGCGATCTCGCTCGGAATGCCGTCCGCTCCGCTCAAGCCGCTCGCCGTGCGGCGGAAGAGCCGTCAGATCATGGTCGGCAGTGTGCCGGTCGGCGGCGACGCACCGATCTCGGTGCAGTCGATGACCACGACGGTGACCTCGGACGTCAACGCGACGCTGCAGCAGATCGCGGAGCTGACCGCGTCCGGCTGCCAGATCGTGCGGGTGGCCTGCCCCTCGCAGGACGACGCGGACGCGCTGGCCACCATCGCCCGCAAGTCGCAGATCCCGGTGATCGCGGACATCCACTTCCAGCCCAAGTACGTCTTCGCGGCCATCGACGCGGGCTGCGCCGCGGTGCGGGTCAACCCCGGCAACATCCGGCAGTTCGACGACAAGGTCAAGGAGATCGCCAACGCGGCCTCGGCGGCCGGGGTGCCGATCCGGATCGGCGTCAACGCCGGCTCGCTGGACGCCCGGCTGCTGGCCAAGTACGGCAAGGCCACCCCCGAGGCGCTGGTGGAGTCCGCGCTGTGGGAGTGCTCGCTGTTCGAGGAGCACGGCTTCCAGGACATCAAGATCTCGGTCAAGCACAACGACCCGGTCGTCATGATCGCCGCCTACCGGCTGCTGGCCGCCTCCTGCGACTACCCGCTGCACCTGGGCGTGACCGAGGCCGGCCCCTCCTTCCAGGGCACCATCAAGTCCGCGGTCGCCTTCGGCGCGCTGCTCTCCGAGGGCATCGGCGACACCATCCGGGTCTCGCTCTCGGCCCCGCCGGCCGAGGAGATCAAGGTCGGGAACCAGATCCTGGAGTCGCTGAACCTGCGCCAGCGCGGCCTGGAGATCGTCTCCTGCCCCTCCTGCGGGCGGGCCCAGGTCGACGTCTACAAGCTGGCCGAGGAGGTCACCGCCGGACTTGAGGGCATGGAGGTGCCGCTGCGGGTGGCCGTCATGGGCTGCGTGGTCAACGGCCCGGGCGAGGCCCGCGAGGCCGACCTGGGCGTGGCCTCGGGCAACGGCAAGGGCCAGATCTTCGTCAAGGGCGAGGTCATCAAGACCGTGCCCGAGTCGAAGATCGTCGAGACGCTGATCGAGGAGGCGCTGAAGCTCGCCGAGGAGATGCAGGCCGACGGCGTCGCCTCGGGCGAGCCGATGGTCGCCGTCACCGCATAGCCACGGGAGCGAGCAGGGGCGGGGCGGCCGGGAACCGGGCACGAAACGGATCCCGGCCGCCCCGCCCCTTGCCCGGCGCCCCACACCGGATAGGGTTCCTCCGTGCTCAGCAGTGCGGTGACGACCACCCGAGTCCTGGAGGCCGGCGACCTCCCGGCCGCCCTTGAGGTGCTCGACCGCGACCCCGTCGCCAATGCCTTCGTCGCTGCCCGGGTGGCCATCGCCGGCCTCGACAGCTGGCGGCTGGGCGGCGAGATGTGGGGCTGGTTCGAGCACGGACGGCTCGAAGCGCTCTGCTACGCCGGGGCCAACCTGGTCCCGCTCAGCGCCGGTCCCGAGGCCGTCCGCGCCTTCGCCGACCGGGCCCGCCGCCAGGGCCGCCGCTGCTCCTCCATCGTCGGCTCCGCCGAGGCCACCGCCGAGCTCTGGGCCCAGTTGGAGCCGAGCTGGGGGCCCGCCCGCGAGGTCCGGGCCAACCAGCCGCTGATGGCGACCTGGGAGCCCTCCGAGGAGATCGCCCCCGACCCCCGGGTCCGGCAGGTCCGGCGCGACGAGATGGACCTGCTGCTGCCCGCCTGCGTCGCCATGTTCACCGAGGAGGTCGGCGTCTCCCCGCTGGCCGGCGACGGCGGACTGCACTACCGGGCCAGAGTGGCCGAGCTGGTCACCACCGGCCGCGCCTTCGCCCGCTTCGAGGCGGGGAAGGTCGTCTTCAAGGCCGAGATCGGCGCGGTGACCGCCCGGGCCTGCCAGATCCAGGGCGTCTGGGTGGAACCCGGGCACCGGGGCCGCGGGCACTCGGAGAGCGGTATGGCCGCCGTCGTCGAGTACGCCCTCCGCGAGGTCGCCCCCGTGGTCAGCCTCTACGTCAACGACTTCAACACCGCCGCCCGCGCCGCCTACCGGCGGGTCGGCTTCGCCGAGGTCGGCACCTTCATGAGCGTCCTCTTCTGACTTCCCGGCCGCGCCCCGGCGCCGACGGCGGTCGGGCCCGTCACGGCTGGATTCCGGGGTGGCGGCGGGCGCGGGAGACTGTCCGCCCAGCAGCCGACCCGGTAGCGTCGCCACCCATGGACGACGTCACGATCGAGCCCTTCGACCTCGCCGGCCGGGCCGCCGAGGCCCTGGCCGTCCAGGCCGCCGCCTTCCGTCTGAGCGCCGACGAGGTCGCCGTCCGCCTGCAGATCGTGGGACGCCATGCGCTGGTGCCCGGGGTGCGGGCCTTCGGCGCGGTGGCCCGCAGCCACCCGGGAGCCGCCGGCCGACTGGTCGGATTCGCCTACGGCATGCCCAACGACCGTGCGCACTGGTGGAGTTCGGTGATCGAGCCGCAGCTGGAGGCGAACGGCCACGGCTTCTGGCTGGACCAGTCCTTCGCCGTCACCGAGCTGCATGTGCACCCGGACTACCAGGGGTTGGGCTTCGGCCGACGGCTGATCACCACCCTCTGCGCGGGCAGCAGCCTGCCCCGGACCATCCTGTCCGCGGTGGACCACGAGACCCCGGCCCGGAACCTCTACCGCTCCCTGGGCTACCGGGACCTGGCCCGCCGGGTGATGTTCCCGAACACCGCCGTCCCCTACGCGGTGATGGGGGCCCCGCTGCCGTTCCCGCCGCGTCCCTGAGTCGGCACCGGCAGCGTGGCCAGCAGCCGGAAGCCCTTCTCCGAGGGCCCGGCCTGGAGCGTCCCGCCGACGGCGGCCAGCCGCTCGGTCAGCCCGCGCAGCCCGTTGCCCGGCGTGCTGCCCGGCGTGCCGTTCGAGGCGGCCCCGTCGTCGCTGATGCTCAGCCGCACCGGGTCGGCGCCCCGGTCCAGGGTGATCTCGCAGCGCTTCGCCCCGCTGTGGCGGACCACGTTGGTGACGCCCTCGCGCACGATCCACGCCAGCAGGCTCTCGGCCTGGGCCGGCAGCGGCGGCCCCGACTCCTGCACCACCGGCTCGATCCTGGCGGTGTCCAACAGTGAGCGGGCCCGGTCGAGTTCCTCGGTCAGCGTGGTCTCCCGGTAGCCGCTGACCGCCTCACGGATCTCGGCCAGGGCCTTGCGGCTGATCTCCTCGATCGACTCCGCCTGGGCCACGGCCGCGTCCAGGTCGCGCGGTGCGAGCCGGCGCACCGCCTCGGCCTTGAGCACGACCACCGACATGGTGCTCCCGAGCAGGTCGTGCAGGTCCCGGCTGAACCGCAGCCGCTCGTCCGCGACCGCCACCCGGGCCAGCTCCTTCCGGGTCTCCTTCAGCTGCTCGACGACGCTGAACAGCTTGAGCATCACGAAGACGATCGTCCCGGAGAGCAGCGTGCTGTAGGCGGTGCCGAGGATGTCGGACTGCTCCCCGCGCAGGTAGGCGGTGAACGCCGCCAGTCCGGTGACGCCGATGATCACCAGCCAGCCGGACCGGCTGGGCGCCACCACCGCACAGACGATCGACAGCAGCGGGTACAGCGTCAGCGCGTGCGGCAGCGAGCCCGCGAGCGCCCCGGTCACCGGCACCATCAGCAGCGTCAGCGCGATCGGTACCCGGCCGTCCTGCAGCCGCGGCCGGAAGGAGGCGACGATCGTCCCGCAGTACAGCACCGCGAACAGGCCCAGACCGACGTAGGCGTAGCCGGGACGGGGGTACTCCCCGTGCATGACGGCGTGGAGCGGACTGAGCATCAGCAGCATCCACGGCAGCAGCGCGTACTGGCTGAAGCCGTTGAGCTTCTCGATCTCGGCGTCGCTGAGGGGCTTGCGGCGGGGACGGCCGGCCACGGGCGGGTCCTCTCGGAACAGGGTCTCGTCAGGACCGGGTCTCGTCAGGTCGAGGTGTGCCGCGGGGGACGGCAGGTCACAGCATGGCAGCGAACTCCAGGTACAACTCTGCCCCCTCAGTATCGCCGACGCCGAGGTACCGCAGTCCGGCCTCCACGCTGCGGAACAGGGTCCAGCCGCGCAGCCGTTCCCGGTCCACCTCGACGGCGTCGGAGAGCCGTTGCAGCCGCCGCCGGGCCACCGACTGCGGCCCCGGGGCGCCGGCCAGGGTGTCCAACCGGTCCTGGGCCAGCCAGGCCAGATCATAGGCGCGTTCGCCTACCAGCGGTTCGGGGTCGATCGCCAGCCAGGGCGAGCGCTCCGCCGCGAGCACATTGCCGTGGTGGAAGTCGCCGTGCAGCAGCACCTGTTCGGGCTCGGAGGCGATCAGCCCGGCGGCCGTCTCCAGGGCCTCGTCGACCAGCGTCCCGAGCCCGGCCGCGGCCGGCAGCGCGCGGCGCTCGCGGACGGCCGCGGAGAGCAGCGCGACCCGGTCGGCGACCGAGCCGAACGGATGCCCCGCGGGCGGGGCGACCCACAGCCGCTGCAGCGTCCCCTCGGCCTCCAGCATCGCCCGGGCCTCGGCCAGTGAGCGCAGCGGCACCTCGCCGTGCAGCCGCTCCAGCAGCAGCGCCCGGTCCTCCGGGGCGGCGGCCAGCAGCCGGACGGCGCCGCGTCCGTCCCAGTGCGCGAGGGCGGCGTGCTCCTGGGCCGACTCCGGGGTGGGCAGGCCGAGCTTGAGCACAGCCGGGGCGCCGTCGGCCCGCAGCACCTGGACCACCAGACTGCCTCGGCCGCCCGGCTCGACCACTCGTTCCAGGGTCAGCTGCCAGCGGTCGCGCGCCGCGGCGACCAGCGCGGGCAGCGCGGCCAGCCAGGCCGCGCCGCCGCCGGACCCGTCGGGGCGGGCGGCGACGGTCTCGCGGAGCCGCGGCGGGATGGTGATCTGCTGCTCTGACGCCGACATGCTGGCCCTTCGTTCGAGCGCCCGGTGCCGGGCACGGCCTGTCGCCAGTCCCTCAACATGAGGTGCCTCTTGGTGATTGTGATGGTGCGGTCGGCCGCTCCGCGCGTCCGCGTCCGCTAGGCGGCGCTGCGCTCGGGCAGTCCCGGGAAGGCGCTGCCGCTGCCGCTCCAGCCCAGGGTGTCCAGCGCGGACTGCCGCAGCGCCGAGGCGGCGCCCGCCCGCAGCGCCCCGGCCGTCGCCTGGACCCCGTTGGCGTAGACGGCGGCCAGCCGCTGCTCCAGCAGCACCGCCAGCCGGACGGCCGAGTCCTGGCCGGTGACCTGGAACGGCAGTTCGTAACCGGGGGCGGCGGCGGCCGGGGTGGCCGAGGCGGAGGCTATCTGCTGGGTCAGCGCGGCGCACCGGGCCTGGTGCTCGGCGAGCGAGTCGCTCGCCCGGGCCCTGAGCCCGCCGGAGAGCTGGGCGCCGATCACCCCGTAGCCGTAGACGGCCGCGTTCTCGGCGGCCAGCGCCGCCTGGAGCGCGGCCAGGGCCGGGGCGGCGAGGGCCGCCGTGCCCGGCATCGGGACGGCGGCCGGCGCGCTGCCGCCCAGCAGCACGGCGCGCTGGGCGCCGCTGGCGCCGATGGAGGCGATCAGCCGGGCCAGCGCGGGCGAGGCCGCGAGCAGGTCGTCCTCGCGCCCCTGGACGGTGGCGCGTTCGGCCGCCGCGAGCGCCGCCCGCCCGGGCGCCGGGACAGGGGCGGCGGTGGACGCCGAGGCGCCCGCGGTGGCGGCGGGAGCGGCGGCCGGGCTGCCGGAGCCGCTGCCCGTCGGTTGCCCCAGGGCGGTGAGCTGCGCCGTCAGTTGGGCCCGCAGCGGGCCCAGGGACGCGGTCGGCGCCGGGGTCGCCGCCAGCGCCGCGTCGTACTGCGCGGCCAGGGCCAGGGTGGCCCGCAGCTCGCGCTGCCGGACGGCGGTGTCCGGGTCGATCTCGGCCACCGGCCTGGTCTTCGGCCCGCCGTGCGGGCGGTTGTCCGGCGCCGCGCCGCAGGCGGTGAGCAGGCCGAGCAGCCCGGCCCCGAGCAGGGCGCGACGGCGCGGGGCGGGGGAGGGGAGCATGGTCACGGACACGGACGCTACCGTGCGCCCCGTTGACCCGGGCGGGGGCGTCCGAAAGTGGCCGAATCGGCGGTTGGCCGGTGTTGCGGATAAGCTGGGCCCCGTTCTTTGCGACCTACAGACAACAGCAGACGCGGCCGAGGAGTCACCCGGATGACCACCACCCTGAACGATCGGCTGCATGCCCTGCTGGAGCCGCTCGCGGCGACCGCCGGAGTCGACCTGGAAGAGGTCACTCTGAGCAAGGTCGGCGGGCGGCGCGTACTGGACGTGGTCCTCGACGCCGACGGCGGCGTCGACCTGGACCTGGTCGCCGAGCTGAGCCGCGAGTTCGGCCAGCTGCTGGACGGCCCCGAGGGCGCTGCGGTGCTGGGCGAGGGCGAGTACCGGCTGGAGGTCGGCTCACCGGGCGTGGACCGGCTGCTCACCCTGCCCCGCCACTGGCGCCGGAACACCACCCGCCTGGTCAAGGCGCAGCTCACCACCGGCGCGGAGGTCACCGGCCGGGTGACCGAGGCCGACGACGAGGGCGTGCTGCTGGAGATCCCGCCGGTCAAGGGCCGGGGCAAGGCCACGGAGCGCCGGCTGGCGTACACCGAGATCGCCAAGGCCCGGGTGCAGGTGGAGTTCAACCGCAAGGGCGCGGACGAGGCGGTGGCGGAGGGTCCCGAGGAGGACCTCGCCGACGCGGACTTCGAGGAGTTCGCGACCGAGGCCGAGTTCGAGGACGACGACCAGGCCTGAGCAGTACCCCGAACACATTCACGAGAGAAAGAGGAGGCGTAGCCATGGACATCGACATGAGTGCCCTGCGCAGGTTGGTGCAGGAGCGGGAGATCAAGTTCGACCTGCTGGTCCAGGCGATCGAGTCGGCCCTCCTCATTGCGTACCACCGCACTGAGGGTTCGCGGCAGAGGGCCCGCGTGGAGCTGAACCGCGAGACCGGTCATGTGACGGTCTGGGCCAAGGAGGAGGCGGACGAGGTCGCCGAGGGCGCGGTGCCGCGCGAGTTCGACGACACCCCGGGCGGCTTCGGCCGGATCGCGGCGAGCACCGCCAAGCAGGTCATCCTGCAGCGGCTGCGCGACGCGGAGGAGGAGCTCACCTTCGGCGAGTACGCCGGACGCGAGGGCGACATCGTCACCGGCGTGGTCCAGCAGGGCAAGGACCCGAAGAACGTCCTGGTCGACATCGGCAAGATCGAGGCGATCCTGCCGGCCCAGGAGCAGGTCCCGGGCGAGGAGTACAAGCACGGGCTGCGGCTGAAGTGCTACGTGGTGTCGGTGCGCCGGGGCGTGCGCGGCCCGCAGGTGACGCTCTCGCGGACCCACCCCAACCTGGTGCGGCAGCTGTTCGCCCTGGAGGTCCCGGAGATCGCCGACGGCTCGGTGGAGATCGCCGCCAT
The Streptacidiphilus albus JL83 genome window above contains:
- the dxr gene encoding 1-deoxy-D-xylulose-5-phosphate reductoisomerase, with the translated sequence MNSLAHPHLRFEPVVSDPAGPRELVVLGSTGSIGTQAIDIVLRNPERFRVVALSAAGGRVELLAEQALRLGVARVAVARTEAVEPLRAALAAKAAPGAELPEIIAGPDAATELAAMECHSVLNGITGSIGLAPTLAALRAGRVLVLANKESLIVGGPLVKALAKPGQIVPVDSEHTALFQCLSAGDRREVRKLVVTASGGPFRGRTREQLADVTREQALAHPNWAMGPVITINSATLVNKGLEVIEAHLLYDIPFDRIEVVVHPQSVVHSMVEFTDGSTMAQASPPDMRMPISLGLGWPERVPDAAPACDWTKAATWEFFPLDTEAFPSVGLARQVGELGGTAPAVFNAANEECVDAFLDGRLPFTGIVDTVAKVVAEHGNPGRGTTLALADVLEAEAWARATTAAYVREEGGR
- a CDS encoding M50 family metallopeptidase, producing the protein MTALMTVIGIVIFALGLLLSIAWHELGHLTWAKLFKIRVPQYMVGFGPTIWSRKKGETEYGIKAIPMGGYIRMIGMFPPGADGKITARSSSPWRSMIEDARASSYEELLPGDESRLFYTRKPWQRVIVMFGGPFMNLILSFGLFLTLFMGFGQLTPVPTVQSVAACVVKATDAAAAGSSCPADAKPSPAAAAGIRAGDTIVSFDGQHISNYDQLQADIRKSARQTVPIVVQRDGKQVTLSATLVSNQVYAVDASGNPTNSNATVEAGFLGITPQETNVGLSFGASMDQMGTMARTAASSVVSLPSKIPALWDSAFEGAKRTDDQPVGIVGVARVGGEAFAEKAPVIDKLAFEIQLLAGLNLSLFLLNMLPLLPLDGGHIAGALWEALRRNAARLLRRKDPGPFDVAKLMPLAYVVAGVFLCFTVLVMIADVVNPVRLGN
- the ispG gene encoding flavodoxin-dependent (E)-4-hydroxy-3-methylbut-2-enyl-diphosphate synthase, with product MTAISLGMPSAPLKPLAVRRKSRQIMVGSVPVGGDAPISVQSMTTTVTSDVNATLQQIAELTASGCQIVRVACPSQDDADALATIARKSQIPVIADIHFQPKYVFAAIDAGCAAVRVNPGNIRQFDDKVKEIANAASAAGVPIRIGVNAGSLDARLLAKYGKATPEALVESALWECSLFEEHGFQDIKISVKHNDPVVMIAAYRLLAASCDYPLHLGVTEAGPSFQGTIKSAVAFGALLSEGIGDTIRVSLSAPPAEEIKVGNQILESLNLRQRGLEIVSCPSCGRAQVDVYKLAEEVTAGLEGMEVPLRVAVMGCVVNGPGEAREADLGVASGNGKGQIFVKGEVIKTVPESKIVETLIEEALKLAEEMQADGVASGEPMVAVTA
- a CDS encoding GNAT family N-acetyltransferase; its protein translation is MLSSAVTTTRVLEAGDLPAALEVLDRDPVANAFVAARVAIAGLDSWRLGGEMWGWFEHGRLEALCYAGANLVPLSAGPEAVRAFADRARRQGRRCSSIVGSAEATAELWAQLEPSWGPAREVRANQPLMATWEPSEEIAPDPRVRQVRRDEMDLLLPACVAMFTEEVGVSPLAGDGGLHYRARVAELVTTGRAFARFEAGKVVFKAEIGAVTARACQIQGVWVEPGHRGRGHSESGMAAVVEYALREVAPVVSLYVNDFNTAARAAYRRVGFAEVGTFMSVLF
- a CDS encoding GNAT family N-acetyltransferase; translated protein: MDDVTIEPFDLAGRAAEALAVQAAAFRLSADEVAVRLQIVGRHALVPGVRAFGAVARSHPGAAGRLVGFAYGMPNDRAHWWSSVIEPQLEANGHGFWLDQSFAVTELHVHPDYQGLGFGRRLITTLCAGSSLPRTILSAVDHETPARNLYRSLGYRDLARRVMFPNTAVPYAVMGAPLPFPPRP
- a CDS encoding sensor histidine kinase, producing MAGRPRRKPLSDAEIEKLNGFSQYALLPWMLLMLSPLHAVMHGEYPRPGYAYVGLGLFAVLYCGTIVASFRPRLQDGRVPIALTLLMVPVTGALAGSLPHALTLYPLLSIVCAVVAPSRSGWLVIIGVTGLAAFTAYLRGEQSDILGTAYSTLLSGTIVFVMLKLFSVVEQLKETRKELARVAVADERLRFSRDLHDLLGSTMSVVVLKAEAVRRLAPRDLDAAVAQAESIEEISRKALAEIREAVSGYRETTLTEELDRARSLLDTARIEPVVQESGPPLPAQAESLLAWIVREGVTNVVRHSGAKRCEITLDRGADPVRLSISDDGAASNGTPGSTPGNGLRGLTERLAAVGGTLQAGPSEKGFRLLATLPVPTQGRGGNGSGAPITA
- a CDS encoding aminoglycoside phosphotransferase family protein — its product is MSASEQQITIPPRLRETVAARPDGSGGGAAWLAALPALVAAARDRWQLTLERVVEPGGRGSLVVQVLRADGAPAVLKLGLPTPESAQEHAALAHWDGRGAVRLLAAAPEDRALLLERLHGEVPLRSLAEARAMLEAEGTLQRLWVAPPAGHPFGSVADRVALLSAAVRERRALPAAAGLGTLVDEALETAAGLIASEPEQVLLHGDFHHGNVLAAERSPWLAIDPEPLVGERAYDLAWLAQDRLDTLAGAPGPQSVARRRLQRLSDAVEVDRERLRGWTLFRSVEAGLRYLGVGDTEGAELYLEFAAML
- a CDS encoding ferritin-like domain-containing protein — translated: MSVTMLPSPAPRRRALLGAGLLGLLTACGAAPDNRPHGGPKTRPVAEIDPDTAVRQRELRATLALAAQYDAALAATPAPTASLGPLRAQLTAQLTALGQPTGSGSGSPAAAPAATAGASASTAAPVPAPGRAALAAAERATVQGREDDLLAASPALARLIASIGASGAQRAVLLGGSAPAAVPMPGTAALAAPALAALQAALAAENAAVYGYGVIGAQLSGGLRARASDSLAEHQARCAALTQQIASASATPAAAAPGYELPFQVTGQDSAVRLAVLLEQRLAAVYANGVQATAGALRAGAASALRQSALDTLGWSGSGSAFPGLPERSAA
- the rimP gene encoding ribosome maturation factor RimP is translated as MTTTLNDRLHALLEPLAATAGVDLEEVTLSKVGGRRVLDVVLDADGGVDLDLVAELSREFGQLLDGPEGAAVLGEGEYRLEVGSPGVDRLLTLPRHWRRNTTRLVKAQLTTGAEVTGRVTEADDEGVLLEIPPVKGRGKATERRLAYTEIAKARVQVEFNRKGADEAVAEGPEEDLADADFEEFATEAEFEDDDQA
- the nusA gene encoding transcription termination factor NusA, producing the protein MDIDMSALRRLVQEREIKFDLLVQAIESALLIAYHRTEGSRQRARVELNRETGHVTVWAKEEADEVAEGAVPREFDDTPGGFGRIAASTAKQVILQRLRDAEEELTFGEYAGREGDIVTGVVQQGKDPKNVLVDIGKIEAILPAQEQVPGEEYKHGLRLKCYVVSVRRGVRGPQVTLSRTHPNLVRQLFALEVPEIADGSVEIAAIAREAGFRSKIAVWTGKSGLNAKGACIGPMGGRVRAVMAELLGEKIDIVDWSDDPAEMVANALSPARVTRVEIVDYDTRSARVTVPDYQLSLAIGKEGQNARLAARLTGWRIDIRPDVDASGAEGELRESDRRDDRRDDRRDDRR